AATccgttttgtttgttttcactttttctTCTCCTTACAGTACTCAACGGTTCGAATCCACTGCTCTCTGTAGTGGTCTTTTTTAGTAGTGGTTGCCCACTCAAAAGTCAATTCgctttttttaattaaaccaCCTACTTAGTGTCTACACTAAATATACACGAGTTCCACTCGTTACACTCTGCTTACAGGTGACAACAACGTAGGAACTTAAATACAACTACAGTGATGTATGTCAACACCACAACTAGTCACCCATGAGACCGAATCAGAATCCAATACATCAATGCAATCAAAAGGTAAATACTGATATAGTTTGCTTCCACTTACAAGATGGTTTCAGTTATAACTAATTTGaaaacaaatctaaaaaaaaatagtaaaacggAGTTACAACCTCAAAGATTTTTCACAGTGTTTGGTTTTTGAGCCAGTCCTTGGTGCACAAGAGAGCTTCCAAGGTTACACGAGGAAGAGAAGCCTTATAACTGTCCATCTGCTTCACTTCTGTGTCGAATACGGAGTCAGGTGAGACGGTGCTTAAAGGGACGGAGAGAAGATCAGCAGCTATCTTAGAGAGTGTAGGGTAGTTGATGCTGTTGAGCTTCCACCAGCCCAGAACGTCGAAGGAATCAGACATCAGAACCAAAGTATCATCTAGGTATTGATCCATCTCCGTTTTCATATCTGACATGTCAATATCAAAGTCTCCAATCGTGACGAGAGTAGACCCTTCCTCTAGAAGCTCGTCACCCATAAACAACGTGTGGTCTTCAGATTCATCACCAAGTTGCTGGTGCTCTTCACTCACTACTTCACATACCCCTTCCACATTCTGCTTCTCTACCTTACACACTGTAGTTTGCTCTACTGTAATTGAGGCgtgctcttcttcctctgctatTGGACGTGACTCTATGGTTTGCTCTACTTGTGGACTTGTCTCATCTACTGATTGTACATCCCCTGTGCTGGCATCTTGAGGCATGTCTTGTTGGAAGTCAGGTTCTTCAGCCACCTCTATTTCCACATACTCATCCAGCAGGTTGTGTCCACTGTAGTTTAGGAACAGATCATGGACAGCATCACTGACGCTCTTGATCCAGTCTTCTGCATCTTCACCATACGCATTAGTAAACGTCTCCTTAATGTGCTTCATCTTGAACCGAGGATCCATGACCACAGCAACCGCCAAAACCAGGAAGCAACCTCTCCAGTACAAGTCGAATTTCTCCCTCAACGAGTTCACAGTGTTCCTGGCATCCACGTCGTCACCCATGGCTGCGTGGCTCAGCTCCAGCTGAAGCTTGGTCATCACATCGTACAATTCGTTTGCTGTCAAACGGTTTGGCCTAGTCAAGACATTACCCGCTTCGAAAAGAATCTTCAAGCACGAGCAGAGGCTCTCAACCTTTCTCCACTCTTCAGGAGATATTGATGTTTTGTATTCAGGATAGCATGTTTCCAAACAAGAAAACACTTGTCTATGCTCATAGGCCCCCACCAGCATGTTGTAACTCGTGTCCCATCTCGTTTGGTTGTCAAAGAGAAGATCTTTATACGGAACATCGGTTGGAAACAATCTCTTCAGCTCATCAAACTTATCTCCACAATCGTCATTTGTCTTCACAAACTTGATACTATCTCTAACTTTCTTTATAGTCGCTCGAAGCTGCTCATCTCCAAGCGCATCTTGCGCCATACTGCTTATGACACGAGCGTAGCATTTCCCCATCAACAACTGACCGTTCAACACATGCTGGTTCCTGAACGACAAGAAGCCTCTGAGACTCTCAACGCACGTTTTGCTCACCAACGATTGGCTGACAGTGACGCTAGAGATCTTCCCCTCCAGTTTCCAATCAGATAAGCAACTAGCAACAGGCTGGTTCAACGCGAAATCCGAATCAGGACAAGCCACAACAGCAACATTTAACAGACGGCTACTCAAGTTCCAATCTTTATCAACAAAGTGTCCAGTCACAAAGGCATAACCCACTGACTGCCTCGACGACCACACATCTACCGTAAGATTAACTCCCCCAGGAATCTCACCAATAAACTCCAAAAGCTTCTCCTTTTGATACAAAAACATGCTAACACAACCCCCATGAATAGCATCAAAGCTCGCCATACT
This genomic interval from Brassica napus cultivar Da-Ae chromosome A6, Da-Ae, whole genome shotgun sequence contains the following:
- the LOC106346671 gene encoding zinc finger BED domain-containing protein DAYSLEEPER, yielding MDPNPPEVVSSDSQQPAAKRRKRKSLVWDHFTTEATNSDTTKALCKHCNKSYAYINGAKASGTSHLKRHIELGICSKCPKTSLTPQAKEEDETTTSSCPPPPPPPPKKGSYLPLDQDHCNREMAKMIIMHDYPLYMVEHCGFAGFLKALRPQYSMASFDAIHGGCVSMFLYQKEKLLEFIGEIPGGVNLTVDVWSSRQSVGYAFVTGHFVDKDWNLSSRLLNVAVVACPDSDFALNQPVASCLSDWKLEGKISSVTVSQSLVSKTCVESLRGFLSFRNQHVLNGQLLMGKCYARVISSMAQDALGDEQLRATIKKVRDSIKFVKTNDDCGDKFDELKRLFPTDVPYKDLLFDNQTRWDTSYNMLVGAYEHRQVFSCLETCYPEYKTSISPEEWRKVESLCSCLKILFEAGNVLTRPNRLTANELYDVMTKLQLELSHAAMGDDVDARNTVNSLREKFDLYWRGCFLVLAVAVVMDPRFKMKHIKETFTNAYGEDAEDWIKSVSDAVHDLFLNYSGHNLLDEYVEIEVAEEPDFQQDMPQDASTGDVQSVDETSPQVEQTIESRPIAEEEEHASITVEQTTVCKVEKQNVEGVCEVVSEEHQQLGDESEDHTLFMGDELLEEGSTLVTIGDFDIDMSDMKTEMDQYLDDTLVLMSDSFDVLGWWKLNSINYPTLSKIAADLLSVPLSTVSPDSVFDTEVKQMDSYKASLPRVTLEALLCTKDWLKNQTL